A single Agromyces sp. CF514 DNA region contains:
- a CDS encoding LacI family DNA-binding transcriptional regulator, producing the protein MADVARHAGVAIGTVSNTLNNPDKVSESTRRRVLASIAELGFVRNDAARSLAAGSSTTVGLVLADLDNSFFVDIARGAESLLRQHGMNLLIANTDVDPAREQRNLELFEESRVAGILLAPTPWVAPRMPTVRSTPLVYVNAEPFDALHSGVVVDERHGGYLAARHLIDLGRTRLAFVGGPFLLSAVAGRYEGARRAVDESDGVTLETIETRGVDISHGRHAARDIIDAGAGRFDGIVAASDLLAIGCLQVLDQEPGFDVPADLAITGYDNNHFVSESATPVSTIAQPGEEMGRVAAQMLINQIVEPGTVHPRTVALAPSLIARRSTLGEAWRRD; encoded by the coding sequence ATGGCGGATGTCGCGCGCCACGCCGGCGTGGCGATCGGCACCGTCTCGAACACGCTCAACAACCCCGACAAGGTGTCGGAATCCACCCGACGGCGCGTGCTCGCGTCGATCGCCGAACTCGGGTTCGTGCGCAACGACGCCGCCCGCTCGCTCGCCGCGGGCAGCAGCACGACCGTCGGGCTCGTGCTCGCCGACCTCGACAACTCGTTCTTCGTCGACATCGCCCGCGGCGCGGAGTCCCTGCTCCGACAGCACGGCATGAACCTGCTCATCGCGAACACCGACGTCGACCCCGCCCGCGAGCAGCGCAACCTCGAGCTGTTCGAGGAGTCACGGGTCGCGGGCATCCTGCTCGCCCCGACGCCCTGGGTCGCCCCGCGCATGCCGACCGTGCGCAGCACGCCGCTCGTGTACGTCAACGCCGAACCCTTCGACGCCCTGCACTCGGGCGTCGTCGTCGACGAGCGCCATGGCGGCTACCTCGCGGCGCGCCACCTCATCGACCTCGGCCGCACCCGCCTCGCGTTCGTCGGCGGGCCGTTCCTGCTGAGCGCCGTCGCCGGGCGCTACGAGGGGGCCCGCCGAGCGGTCGACGAGAGCGACGGCGTCACGCTCGAGACCATCGAGACGCGCGGCGTCGACATCTCGCACGGACGCCACGCCGCCCGCGACATCATCGACGCAGGCGCCGGCCGGTTCGACGGCATCGTCGCCGCATCCGACCTGCTCGCGATCGGCTGCCTCCAGGTCCTCGATCAGGAGCCCGGCTTCGACGTGCCCGCCGACCTCGCCATCACCGGATACGACAACAACCACTTCGTCTCCGAGAGCGCGACCCCCGTCAGCACGATCGCCCAGCCCGGCGAGGAGATGGGGCGCGTCGCGGCGCAGATGCTCATCAACCAGATCGTCGAGCCCGGCACCGTGCACCCGCGCACCGTCGCCCTCGCGCCGAGCCTCATCGCCCGACGCTCGACGCTCGGCGAGGCCTGGCGCCGCGACTGA
- a CDS encoding carbohydrate ABC transporter permease, with product MSATIDSRPDALHTVAISSPRAPRSRRGARDFFARLPLRAIIAVLLVIEIYPMLWMLLGSFKTQSEFLNEPFWALPSSWSFDNYVEVFTTGNFGQYIVNSVLAVFPSLFFILLFGVAAGFALEVLVWKGRGPVLLLFLAGIMVPAQMILLPLFTIYFRTGLTGSLWPLILTYTAIGLPLTVFMMATFFRTVPREIFEAATLDGASMLRAFWSVGLPLVRNAIFTVGLVQFFFLWNDLLIALTFTTNSNLRTIQVGLLNFTGQYGAVQYGPTFAAIAVSVFGTLLLYLFLNQQVMKGLTAGSVKG from the coding sequence GTGTCCGCCACCATCGACTCCCGCCCCGACGCCCTGCACACCGTCGCGATCTCGTCGCCAAGGGCGCCGCGAAGCAGGCGAGGCGCCCGCGACTTCTTCGCCCGCCTGCCGTTGCGCGCGATCATCGCCGTGCTGCTGGTCATCGAGATCTACCCGATGCTCTGGATGCTCCTCGGGTCGTTCAAGACCCAGTCCGAGTTCCTCAACGAGCCGTTCTGGGCACTGCCGTCGTCGTGGTCGTTCGACAACTACGTCGAGGTCTTCACGACCGGCAACTTCGGCCAGTACATCGTCAACAGCGTGCTCGCGGTGTTCCCGTCGCTGTTCTTCATCCTGCTGTTCGGCGTCGCGGCCGGCTTCGCGCTCGAGGTCCTGGTCTGGAAGGGCCGAGGGCCGGTGCTGCTGCTCTTCCTCGCGGGCATCATGGTGCCGGCTCAGATGATCCTGCTGCCGCTGTTCACGATCTACTTCCGCACCGGCCTCACGGGCAGCCTCTGGCCGCTGATCCTGACGTACACGGCGATCGGGCTGCCGCTCACCGTGTTCATGATGGCGACCTTCTTCAGGACGGTCCCCAGGGAGATCTTCGAGGCGGCCACCCTCGACGGCGCGAGCATGCTCCGGGCGTTCTGGAGCGTCGGCCTGCCGCTCGTGCGCAACGCGATCTTCACGGTCGGCCTCGTGCAGTTCTTCTTCCTCTGGAACGACCTGCTGATCGCGCTGACCTTCACGACGAACAGCAACCTGCGCACCATCCAGGTGGGGCTGCTGAACTTCACCGGCCAGTACGGCGCCGTGCAGTACGGCCCGACCTTCGCGGCGATCGCCGTGAGCGTGTTCGGCACGCTGCTGCTCTACCTGTTCTTGAACCAGCAGGTCATGAAGGGCCTCACGGCGGGATCGGTGAAGGGATGA
- a CDS encoding alpha-L-rhamnosidase, producing MTRQHMQVQDAGGQRSVVDEPEIRELWLENRRGLDGLGIGEARPRLSWIATAPAAAWELELRRDDGRVEHSVTSTGGTRLVDWPFEELRSRAGGDLRVRAADADAAWSRTLRVEAGLLDRSDWVVPFVSPSPAEPAGSSGELRPGYLLRATWDAADLGLAPGSIRRARVYSTAHGVYELELNGTPVADDLLSPGWTSYSHRLRTQTYDVTDALVEGRNAIGAWLADGWYRGRIGFDGGLWNVYGTDVALLLQLELVLDDGRLVRVPLEHAWSWHPSPITEVGLYEGERYDARLLPAGWSLPEFDDADWSAPVLLPLDGFEARLEPPTGPPVRVIETLRPQTIERLDGGRIRLDFGQNVSGKLRIRLQGPAGHTVRLHHAEVLENGALGIRPLRAAVSIDAYTCAGDGVEAWSPRFTIHGFRYAELEDWPGDLETVDVEALVVHTDMVRTGWFESSNPSLDRLHENVVWSMRDNFVDLPTDCPQRDERLGWTGDIQVFAPTALRLYAAHGTLSGWLRDVAAEQAEQGHVPNFVPWIECGFPNFPTAAWGDAAVIVPWELYRHDGDTRVLVDQYDSMRAWVDLVDRLTGGTGLWNTGFQLGDWLDPAAPPDNPGQSHTDKHLVATAYHVRTARIMAETADLLGRRADEARYRGVAERALAAFRAEYLSPAGRIVSDTPTSIALAIMFDLFATDEQEQRAGERLVELVAANDFRISTGFVGTPIICDALAKAGAMDAAYHLLLQDQLPSWLYQVGMGATTIWERWDSMLPDGTVNPGDMTSFNHYALGAVAGFMHRVIAGLDTASPGGAQLRIAPQPGGGLRSASASHLGPLGLASSSWRREGELFTLDVVIPVGATARVHLPDGSEVRGLGAGAHTFTCPVRDAASDPPRPKLRWRGGPHEDDAVPAASVTASPVETGASPS from the coding sequence ATGACGCGGCAGCACATGCAGGTTCAGGATGCCGGTGGGCAGCGCTCCGTCGTCGACGAACCCGAGATCCGCGAACTGTGGCTCGAGAACCGTCGCGGCCTCGACGGCCTGGGCATCGGCGAGGCGCGCCCGCGCCTGTCGTGGATCGCCACGGCGCCCGCCGCGGCGTGGGAGCTCGAATTGCGGCGCGACGACGGCCGGGTCGAGCACTCGGTCACGAGCACGGGCGGGACCCGTCTCGTCGACTGGCCGTTCGAGGAGCTCCGGTCGCGCGCCGGCGGCGACCTTCGGGTGCGTGCGGCAGACGCGGATGCCGCGTGGAGCCGGACGCTGCGGGTCGAGGCCGGGTTGCTCGACCGAAGCGACTGGGTCGTGCCGTTCGTGTCGCCGTCGCCTGCGGAGCCGGCGGGATCCTCGGGCGAGCTGCGCCCCGGATACCTCCTCCGCGCGACGTGGGATGCGGCCGACCTCGGCCTCGCGCCCGGCAGCATCCGTCGAGCCCGCGTGTACTCGACCGCCCACGGCGTGTACGAGCTCGAGCTGAACGGCACCCCGGTGGCCGACGACCTGCTCTCGCCGGGCTGGACGAGCTACTCGCATCGCCTGCGCACGCAGACCTACGACGTGACCGACGCGCTCGTCGAGGGCCGCAACGCGATCGGCGCCTGGCTGGCCGACGGCTGGTACCGCGGCCGCATCGGCTTCGACGGCGGCCTGTGGAACGTCTACGGAACGGATGTCGCCCTGCTCCTGCAGCTCGAGCTCGTGCTCGACGACGGCCGGCTCGTGCGCGTACCCCTCGAGCACGCCTGGTCGTGGCATCCGTCGCCCATCACCGAGGTCGGGCTCTACGAGGGCGAGCGCTACGACGCCCGCCTGCTGCCCGCCGGCTGGAGCCTGCCCGAGTTCGACGACGCCGACTGGTCGGCGCCCGTGCTGCTGCCGCTCGACGGGTTCGAGGCGCGGCTGGAACCGCCGACCGGTCCACCCGTGCGGGTCATCGAGACGCTGCGGCCGCAGACGATCGAGCGCCTCGACGGGGGTCGGATCCGGCTGGACTTCGGCCAGAACGTCTCGGGCAAGCTGCGCATCCGGCTGCAGGGCCCCGCAGGGCACACGGTGCGGCTGCACCACGCCGAGGTGCTCGAGAACGGCGCCCTCGGCATCCGCCCCCTCCGTGCGGCGGTGTCGATCGACGCGTACACGTGCGCGGGCGACGGCGTCGAGGCCTGGTCGCCGCGGTTCACGATCCACGGATTCCGCTACGCCGAGCTCGAGGACTGGCCGGGCGACCTCGAGACGGTCGACGTCGAAGCCCTCGTCGTGCACACCGACATGGTGCGCACCGGATGGTTCGAGAGCTCGAACCCGTCGTTGGACCGCCTGCACGAGAACGTCGTGTGGAGCATGCGCGACAACTTCGTCGACCTGCCGACCGACTGCCCGCAGCGCGACGAGCGCCTCGGCTGGACCGGCGACATCCAGGTCTTCGCGCCGACCGCGCTGCGCCTCTACGCCGCGCACGGCACGCTCTCGGGCTGGCTGCGCGACGTCGCCGCCGAGCAGGCCGAGCAGGGGCACGTGCCGAACTTCGTGCCGTGGATCGAGTGCGGGTTCCCGAACTTCCCGACCGCTGCATGGGGGGATGCCGCGGTCATCGTGCCGTGGGAGCTCTACCGGCACGACGGCGACACGCGCGTGCTCGTCGACCAGTACGACAGCATGCGGGCGTGGGTCGATCTCGTCGACCGGCTCACGGGAGGTACCGGGCTCTGGAACACCGGGTTCCAGCTGGGCGACTGGCTCGACCCCGCCGCCCCGCCGGACAACCCAGGGCAGTCGCACACCGACAAGCACCTGGTCGCCACGGCGTACCACGTGCGCACCGCGCGGATCATGGCCGAGACGGCGGACCTGCTCGGTCGTCGCGCCGACGAGGCCCGCTACCGCGGCGTCGCCGAGCGCGCGCTCGCCGCGTTCCGCGCCGAGTACCTCTCGCCGGCCGGGCGCATCGTGAGCGACACCCCCACGTCGATCGCGCTCGCGATCATGTTCGACCTGTTCGCGACCGACGAGCAGGAGCAGCGCGCGGGCGAACGGCTCGTCGAGCTCGTCGCGGCCAACGACTTCCGTATCAGCACGGGCTTCGTCGGCACGCCGATCATCTGCGATGCGCTCGCCAAGGCGGGCGCGATGGATGCCGCCTACCACCTGCTGCTCCAGGACCAGCTGCCGTCGTGGCTCTACCAGGTCGGCATGGGCGCGACCACGATCTGGGAGCGGTGGGACAGCATGCTGCCCGACGGCACCGTGAACCCGGGCGACATGACCTCGTTCAACCACTACGCGCTCGGCGCGGTCGCAGGCTTCATGCACCGCGTCATCGCCGGCCTCGACACGGCGTCGCCCGGCGGCGCACAACTGCGCATCGCGCCCCAGCCCGGCGGCGGGCTGCGCTCCGCCTCGGCGAGCCATCTGGGCCCGCTCGGCCTCGCGAGCTCGTCGTGGCGCCGCGAGGGCGAGCTGTTCACGCTCGACGTGGTGATCCCGGTCGGCGCGACCGCGAGGGTGCACCTGCCCGACGGCAGCGAGGTGCGCGGCCTCGGCGCCGGGGCGCACACGTTCACGTGCCCGGTGCGGGACGCGGCATCCGACCCGCCGAGGCCGAAGCTGCGCTGGCGCGGCGGGCCCCACGAGGACGACGCCGTGCCCGCGGCATCCGTCACCGCGTCGCCTGTCGAGACCGGGGCGAGCCCATCATGA
- a CDS encoding ABC transporter substrate-binding protein — translation MTTAFMRRRLLPLGALLGAGALALTACGPADGGSSAGGDDKTFTYLGQTENTTIVKTLETLGGDQCAAEEKAAPLTTDNVAGTQWDQKLQLLAGQGALSDMSMAAGTPSLMQQFIDAGQVQDLSKALDDLGVADKILPAAESTIKALYGGDALYALPTELNIEGFWYNKQLLSDNGIDAPKTWDDLVDAAATLKTAGVQPFAAAGKDGWPVTRLVGDYIVRDLGPDALKKVADGDAKLTDPEYVAAADAVAELGKAGYFGDAVGSVDYNAAMNQFLTGGAAFFYMGSWALANFNDPEQNQIGADNIGFAQFPDVEGGAGSIDQVPANVGIPVMLSSAGYTDTTGAWLKCIAENYGDTVLADSGVVSGFALENPPADLPETTQTVQDVIANAPSSVLWFEALFTSKGTTVSQTNGGGLGNGTLTGAEFMDLVQSANDQG, via the coding sequence GTGACCACAGCATTCATGCGGCGGCGACTGCTGCCCCTCGGTGCACTGCTGGGCGCCGGTGCACTCGCGCTCACCGCGTGCGGCCCCGCGGACGGCGGCAGCAGTGCCGGAGGCGACGACAAGACGTTCACCTACCTCGGCCAGACCGAGAACACCACGATCGTGAAGACCCTCGAGACGCTCGGCGGCGACCAGTGCGCGGCCGAGGAGAAGGCCGCACCGCTGACCACCGACAATGTCGCCGGCACGCAGTGGGACCAGAAGCTCCAGCTGCTCGCCGGCCAGGGCGCCCTCTCGGACATGTCGATGGCTGCCGGCACGCCGTCGCTCATGCAGCAGTTCATCGACGCCGGCCAGGTGCAGGATCTCTCGAAGGCCCTCGACGACCTCGGCGTCGCCGACAAGATCCTCCCGGCCGCCGAGTCCACGATCAAGGCGCTCTACGGCGGCGACGCGCTCTACGCGCTGCCGACCGAGCTGAACATCGAGGGATTCTGGTACAACAAGCAGCTCCTCTCCGACAACGGCATCGACGCGCCCAAGACGTGGGACGACCTCGTCGACGCGGCCGCGACGCTGAAGACGGCCGGCGTGCAGCCGTTCGCGGCGGCAGGCAAGGACGGCTGGCCCGTCACGCGCCTCGTCGGCGACTACATCGTGCGCGACCTCGGACCCGATGCGCTGAAGAAGGTCGCCGACGGCGACGCGAAGCTCACCGACCCCGAGTACGTCGCCGCCGCCGACGCGGTCGCCGAGCTCGGCAAGGCCGGGTACTTCGGCGACGCGGTCGGCTCGGTCGACTACAACGCCGCGATGAACCAGTTCCTCACCGGCGGAGCCGCGTTCTTCTACATGGGCAGCTGGGCGCTCGCGAACTTCAACGACCCCGAGCAGAACCAGATCGGCGCGGACAACATCGGCTTCGCACAGTTCCCGGATGTCGAGGGCGGCGCGGGAAGCATCGACCAGGTGCCCGCGAACGTCGGCATCCCGGTGATGCTGTCGTCGGCCGGCTACACCGACACCACCGGCGCCTGGCTCAAGTGCATCGCCGAGAACTACGGCGACACCGTGCTCGCCGACAGCGGCGTCGTCTCGGGCTTCGCGCTCGAGAACCCGCCCGCCGACCTGCCCGAGACCACGCAGACCGTGCAGGACGTCATCGCGAATGCGCCCTCGAGCGTGCTCTGGTTCGAGGCGCTCTTCACGTCGAAGGGCACGACCGTCAGCCAGACCAACGGAGGCGGTCTCGGCAACGGCACCCTCACCGGCGCGGAGTTCATGGACCTCGTGCAGTCGGCGAACGACCAGGGCTGA
- a CDS encoding carbohydrate ABC transporter permease: MDKALGDKRTILILLGPALLVYSIIMLVPIVWSLGYTVMDGNPIVGFQFTGFDNFATFFSDPAAWEAIGFTLKYALVLTVLQVAVGYGLALLYVFWLRKASSLIRTIVFFPVVLPTVAVALLFQRLFEAAPTTGPVNALLNSFGIASVDWFGTPDASFWIVILMDLWRSMGFYAVLLYAGLVDIPDELLESARLDGAHGWKLVRSIVLPLSLPVLLSSLIFSINGTLKVFDTVVALTNGGPGNATTPLTLYMFQTSFTYGDYGYGSTIALMLTILCLLFTVFIFRSTRRDLTKG, encoded by the coding sequence ATGGACAAAGCACTCGGCGACAAGCGCACCATCCTGATCCTGCTCGGGCCGGCGCTGCTCGTCTACAGCATCATCATGCTCGTGCCCATCGTGTGGTCGCTCGGCTACACGGTGATGGACGGCAACCCGATCGTCGGGTTCCAGTTCACCGGCTTCGACAACTTCGCGACCTTCTTCAGCGACCCCGCGGCCTGGGAGGCGATCGGCTTCACGCTGAAGTACGCCCTCGTGCTCACCGTGCTGCAGGTCGCCGTCGGCTACGGCCTCGCGCTGCTCTACGTGTTCTGGCTCCGCAAGGCGTCGAGCCTGATCCGCACGATCGTGTTCTTCCCGGTCGTGCTGCCGACGGTCGCCGTGGCGCTGCTGTTCCAGCGGCTCTTCGAGGCGGCGCCGACCACGGGCCCCGTGAACGCCCTGCTGAACTCGTTCGGCATCGCATCCGTCGACTGGTTCGGCACGCCCGACGCCTCGTTCTGGATCGTGATCCTGATGGACCTGTGGCGGTCGATGGGCTTCTACGCCGTGCTGCTCTACGCGGGCCTCGTCGACATCCCCGACGAGCTGCTCGAGTCGGCCCGTCTCGACGGCGCGCACGGCTGGAAGCTCGTGCGCAGCATCGTGCTGCCGCTCTCGCTGCCGGTGCTGCTCTCGTCGCTCATCTTCAGCATCAACGGCACGCTCAAGGTCTTCGACACCGTCGTCGCCCTGACCAACGGCGGCCCGGGCAATGCGACCACGCCGCTGACGCTCTACATGTTCCAGACCTCGTTCACCTACGGCGACTACGGCTACGGGTCGACGATCGCGCTCATGCTGACGATCCTCTGCCTGCTGTTCACCGTCTTCATCTTCCGGTCCACGCGCCGGGACCTCACGAAGGGCTGA
- a CDS encoding heavy metal translocating P-type ATPase yields MDEHARHDHEHHHHEHGGAGAATTAPASHDPQAGHDMHAGHDAPAGHDMHAGHDAHAGHAGHGDHVGQFRRLFWIMLVISVPVIAFSGMFAMLLGYELPDAAFVTWISPVLGTVMYVWGGRPFLTGAVSELRARKPGMMLLIALAITVAFLASWGASLGLLHHELDFWWELALLIVIMLLGHWIEMRSLAQTSSALESLAALLPDEAERLEGDAVVTVAPGNLVVGDLVIVRPGGRVPADGVVTEGTADVDESMITGESRAVSRGPGDHVVAGTVATDTAIRVRISAVGDDTALAGIRRLVAEAQNSTSRAQRLADTAAGWLFWFALGAAVLTAIAWTLVGQPDDAVVRTITVLVIACPHALGLAIPLVVAIATERAAKGGVLVKDRLALESMRTVSAVLFDKTGTLTRGEPVVTHVAPVAPRTEADVLALAAAAEQDSEHPLARAIVQAAVARELRVPRATGFQASAAEGVTADVDGVTVAVGGPAMLARHAQPELDAASAWREQGAIILHVLADGEVVGALALADEVRPESREAVDALHRLGVQVVMITGDAEAVAQSVAADLGIDRVFAGVRPEDKAAKVAELQGEGHRVAMVGDGVNDAPALAQADVGIAIGAGTDVAIASAGVILASDDPRSVLSVIELSRASYRKMKQNLWWAAGYNLISVPLAAGVLAPIGFVLPMAVGAILMSLSTIVVAVNAQFLRRLDLSPEASTRAVLER; encoded by the coding sequence ATGGACGAGCACGCGCGTCACGATCACGAGCACCACCACCACGAGCACGGCGGCGCAGGAGCGGCGACGACCGCCCCGGCGAGCCACGACCCTCAGGCTGGGCACGACATGCACGCCGGCCACGACGCCCCTGCCGGCCACGACATGCACGCAGGGCACGACGCCCATGCCGGCCACGCGGGCCACGGCGACCACGTCGGCCAGTTCCGCCGACTGTTCTGGATCATGCTCGTCATCTCGGTGCCGGTCATCGCCTTCAGCGGTATGTTCGCGATGCTGCTCGGCTACGAGCTGCCGGATGCCGCCTTCGTCACGTGGATCTCGCCCGTGCTCGGCACCGTCATGTACGTCTGGGGCGGCCGCCCGTTCCTCACCGGAGCCGTCTCCGAGCTTCGGGCGCGCAAGCCGGGCATGATGCTGCTCATCGCGCTCGCCATCACGGTCGCGTTCCTCGCGTCGTGGGGGGCGAGCCTCGGCCTGCTGCACCACGAGCTCGACTTCTGGTGGGAGCTCGCGCTGCTCATCGTGATCATGCTGCTCGGGCACTGGATCGAGATGCGCTCGCTCGCGCAGACCTCGTCGGCGCTCGAGTCGCTCGCGGCGCTGCTGCCCGACGAGGCCGAGCGCCTCGAAGGCGACGCCGTGGTCACGGTCGCGCCGGGCAACCTCGTCGTCGGCGACCTCGTGATCGTGCGGCCCGGCGGCCGGGTTCCCGCCGACGGCGTCGTCACCGAGGGCACGGCCGACGTCGACGAGTCGATGATCACGGGCGAGTCCCGGGCCGTCAGCCGAGGCCCGGGCGACCACGTGGTCGCGGGAACGGTCGCCACCGACACCGCGATCCGCGTGCGCATCTCGGCAGTGGGCGACGACACCGCGCTGGCCGGCATCCGCCGCCTCGTCGCCGAGGCGCAGAACTCGACCTCGCGTGCGCAGCGCCTGGCCGACACGGCCGCGGGCTGGCTGTTCTGGTTCGCGCTCGGCGCCGCCGTGCTGACGGCGATCGCATGGACGCTCGTGGGGCAGCCCGACGACGCGGTCGTGCGCACCATCACCGTGCTCGTCATCGCCTGCCCGCACGCCCTCGGACTCGCGATCCCCCTCGTCGTGGCGATCGCGACCGAACGCGCGGCGAAGGGCGGCGTGCTCGTGAAGGACCGGCTCGCGCTCGAGAGCATGCGCACGGTCTCGGCGGTGCTGTTCGACAAGACGGGCACGCTCACCAGGGGCGAGCCGGTCGTCACGCACGTCGCGCCGGTCGCGCCGCGCACCGAGGCCGACGTGCTCGCCCTCGCGGCTGCCGCCGAGCAGGACAGCGAGCACCCGCTCGCCAGGGCGATCGTGCAGGCGGCCGTCGCGCGGGAGCTCCGGGTGCCGCGCGCGACCGGGTTCCAGGCGTCCGCGGCCGAGGGTGTCACGGCCGACGTCGACGGCGTGACGGTCGCCGTCGGCGGGCCCGCGATGCTCGCCCGTCATGCGCAGCCCGAGCTCGACGCGGCATCCGCATGGCGCGAGCAGGGCGCGATCATCCTGCACGTGCTCGCCGACGGCGAGGTCGTCGGCGCGCTCGCCCTGGCCGACGAGGTGCGACCCGAGTCGCGCGAGGCGGTCGACGCGTTGCACCGCCTCGGCGTGCAGGTCGTCATGATCACGGGCGACGCCGAGGCGGTCGCCCAGTCGGTCGCCGCGGACCTCGGCATCGACCGCGTCTTCGCCGGCGTGCGCCCCGAAGACAAGGCCGCCAAGGTCGCAGAACTCCAGGGCGAGGGGCACAGGGTCGCGATGGTCGGCGACGGCGTGAACGACGCCCCGGCCCTCGCGCAGGCCGACGTCGGCATCGCGATCGGCGCCGGAACGGATGTCGCGATCGCCTCGGCCGGGGTCATCCTCGCGAGCGACGACCCGCGCTCGGTGCTCTCGGTGATCGAGCTCTCGCGCGCGAGCTACCGCAAGATGAAGCAGAACCTGTGGTGGGCCGCGGGCTACAACCTCATCTCGGTGCCGCTCGCCGCGGGCGTGCTCGCGCCCATCGGGTTCGTGCTGCCCATGGCCGTCGGGGCGATCCTCATGTCGCTCTCGACGATCGTCGTCGCCGTCAACGCGCAGTTCCTGCGGCGACTCGACCTGTCGCCCGAGGCCAGCACCCGCGCGGTGCTCGAGCGCTGA
- a CDS encoding Fur family transcriptional regulator, translated as METTLDSALRSAGLKATAGRVAVLEALDSMAHSDAEQVLRAISRDLPKTSIQSVHNILADLTAAGLIRRIEPAGSAALYERRIDDNHHHVVCSRCGAVADVDCVVGHAPCLTPSTTSGFAIQTAEVTFWGVCPDCQATPVE; from the coding sequence ATGGAGACCACGCTCGACTCGGCATTGCGCAGTGCCGGGCTGAAGGCGACCGCAGGCCGGGTCGCCGTCCTCGAGGCGCTGGACTCCATGGCGCACTCCGACGCCGAGCAGGTGCTGCGGGCGATATCCCGCGACCTGCCCAAGACGTCGATCCAGTCGGTGCACAACATCCTCGCCGACCTGACCGCGGCGGGCCTGATCCGCCGCATCGAGCCGGCGGGCTCCGCTGCGCTCTACGAGCGGCGCATCGACGACAACCACCACCACGTCGTCTGCTCCCGCTGCGGGGCCGTCGCCGACGTGGACTGCGTCGTCGGCCATGCGCCGTGCCTGACGCCCTCGACCACGTCCGGATTCGCGATCCAGACGGCCGAGGTCACCTTCTGGGGCGTGTGCCCCGACTGCCAGGCGACGCCCGTCGAGTGA
- a CDS encoding family 43 glycosylhydrolase — protein MQHSIRPGQPWLDTDGNRIHTHGGSIIAVGDTFYWYGENKEKTAPGNGIWHWGVRAYSSKDLYNWQDLGTILPPVLDDESHPLHPAQLADRPHIIHNAATGKFVCWVKVMHRNGEQRSSVFTADEITGPYELVTRSIKPLGMNAGDFDLVVEPSDGKAYYIFERVHSELIVADLNDEYTDVSGYYSTHFPRLQPPFVREAPAYFRRHGRHYLATSGTTGYFPNPSEFAVAGSYHGPWTELGDAHPDDESRTSYRSQISSIFKHPHRRDLYIAIADRWIVSPPADLPDIPALFERVFDVDHEGPREWGAIDLGEPDTSLADYVWLPIRFDGDRPYISWRDEWTIEEFEAVEPQG, from the coding sequence GTGCAGCACTCGATCCGACCCGGGCAACCGTGGCTCGACACCGACGGCAACCGGATCCACACCCACGGCGGCTCGATCATCGCCGTCGGCGACACCTTCTACTGGTACGGCGAGAACAAGGAGAAGACGGCCCCCGGCAACGGCATCTGGCACTGGGGCGTGCGCGCCTACTCGTCGAAGGACCTCTACAACTGGCAGGATCTCGGCACGATCCTGCCGCCGGTGCTCGACGACGAGAGCCACCCGCTGCACCCGGCGCAGCTGGCCGACCGGCCGCACATCATCCACAACGCCGCGACCGGCAAGTTCGTCTGCTGGGTCAAGGTCATGCACCGCAACGGCGAGCAGCGCTCGAGCGTGTTCACCGCCGACGAGATCACCGGCCCGTACGAGCTCGTCACGCGCAGCATCAAGCCGCTCGGCATGAACGCGGGCGACTTCGACCTCGTCGTCGAGCCGTCGGACGGCAAGGCGTACTACATCTTCGAGCGCGTGCACAGCGAGCTCATCGTCGCCGACCTGAACGACGAGTACACGGATGTCTCGGGCTACTATTCGACGCACTTCCCGCGGTTGCAGCCGCCGTTCGTGCGCGAGGCGCCAGCGTACTTCCGCCGCCACGGCCGGCACTACCTCGCGACGTCGGGCACGACGGGGTACTTCCCGAACCCCTCGGAGTTCGCGGTCGCCGGCTCGTACCACGGTCCGTGGACCGAACTCGGCGATGCGCACCCCGACGACGAGTCGCGCACGTCGTACCGCTCGCAGATCTCGTCGATCTTCAAGCACCCGCATCGGCGCGACCTCTACATCGCGATCGCCGACCGCTGGATCGTGTCGCCGCCCGCCGACCTGCCCGACATCCCCGCGCTGTTCGAGCGCGTGTTCGACGTCGACCACGAGGGGCCGCGCGAGTGGGGGGCCATCGACCTCGGCGAGCCCGACACGTCACTCGCCGACTACGTGTGGCTGCCGATCCGGTTCGACGGCGACCGCCCCTACATCTCGTGGCGCGACGAGTGGACGATCGAGGAGTTCGAGGCGGTGGAGCCGCAGGGCTGA